One Rhododendron vialii isolate Sample 1 chromosome 2a, ASM3025357v1 genomic region harbors:
- the LOC131316270 gene encoding IN2-2 protein-like isoform X5, with protein MGKVGRMKLGSQGLEVSAQGLGCAGISRFNCQHKPEKEIIKLIHLAVDSGVTFLDTADVYGPHTSEILLGKALKGGVRKKVELATKFGLFSVDGKFEVHGDPAYIRAACEASLKRLDIDCIDLYYQHRIDTRVPIEITMGELKKLVEEGKIKYVGLSEVCASTIRRAHAVHPISAVQLEWSLWTRDVEEEIVPTCRELGIGIVAYSPLGRGFFASGAKIVESWATRDPRKHIGIHHD; from the exons atGGGAAAAGTGGGGAGGATGAAGCTGGGATCACAAGGCCTGGAGGTTTCGGCGCAGGGGCTAGGGTGCGCCGGCATTTCAAGATTCAACTGCCAACATAAGCCAGAAAAAGAAATCATCAAACTAATCCACCTCGCCGTTGACTCTGGCGTCACGTTCCTCGACACCGCCGACGTCTACGGCCCTCACACCAGCGAAATCCTCCTTGgcaag GCACTGAAGGGAGGGGTGAGAAAGAAAGTTGAATTGGCTACCAAATTCGGCCTCTTCTCTGTGGATGGAAAGTTTGAGGTGCACGGGGATCCAGCCTATATACGGGCTGCTTGTGAGGCCAGCTTGAAGCGGCTCGACATTGATTGCATCGATCTCTATTACCAGCATCGGATCGACACCCGTGTCCCCATTGAAATCACG ATGGGAGAACTCAAGAAACTTGTGGAAGAGGGTAAAATAAAATACGTTGGTCTGTCCGAGGTGTGTGCATCAACAATCAGAAGGGCTCATGCTGTTCATCCGATTTCAGCAGTACAGTTGGAATGGTCGTTGTGGACAAGAGACGTGGAGGAAGAAATAGTTCCTACTTGCAG AGAACTTGGCATTGGGATTGTCGCATATTCTCCATTAGGAAGAGGATTCTTTGCATCAGGTGCCAAGATTGTTGAAAGTTGGGCAACTAGGGATCCTCGAAAG